From Cronobacter turicensis z3032, the proteins below share one genomic window:
- the epd gene encoding D-erythrose-4-phosphate dehydrogenase, with the protein MTLRVAINGFGRIGRNVVRALYESGRRAEISVVAINELADAAGMAHLLKYDTSHGRFAWDVRQEGEQLWIGNDVIRLLHERDIIALPWKALDVDIVLDCTGVYGSRADGVAHLEAGARKVLFSHPGGNDLDATVVYGVNEAALRAEHRIVSNASCTTNCIIPIIKLMDDAFGIESGTVTTIHSAMHDQQVIDAYHPDLRRTRAASQSIIPVDTKLAAGITRIFPKFHDRFEAIAVRVPTINVTAIDLSVTVQKPVKAHEVNLLLQKAAQGAFHGIVDYTELPLVSTDFNHDPHSAIVDGTQTRVSGAHLIKTLVWCDNEWGFANRMLDTTLAMAAIGFR; encoded by the coding sequence ATGACCTTACGCGTAGCGATTAATGGCTTCGGTCGCATCGGGCGCAACGTAGTTCGTGCGTTGTATGAGTCCGGCCGTCGCGCGGAAATCAGTGTGGTCGCCATCAATGAGCTGGCCGACGCTGCGGGCATGGCGCATTTGCTGAAATATGACACCAGCCATGGCCGCTTCGCATGGGATGTCCGTCAGGAAGGTGAGCAGCTCTGGATTGGCAATGATGTCATTCGTCTGCTGCATGAGCGCGATATTATCGCGCTGCCCTGGAAAGCGCTGGATGTAGACATTGTGCTCGACTGCACCGGCGTTTACGGCAGCCGCGCCGATGGCGTCGCCCATCTGGAAGCGGGCGCGCGCAAAGTGCTGTTCTCACATCCAGGCGGCAACGATCTCGACGCTACCGTTGTGTACGGCGTCAATGAAGCGGCACTGCGCGCTGAACATCGCATTGTGTCTAACGCCTCCTGCACCACCAACTGCATTATCCCCATTATCAAGCTGATGGACGACGCGTTCGGAATTGAATCCGGCACCGTGACGACTATCCATTCCGCCATGCACGATCAACAGGTTATCGACGCCTATCATCCAGACCTGCGGCGCACGCGCGCGGCCAGTCAGTCCATCATTCCGGTCGATACCAAGCTTGCCGCGGGTATAACGCGTATTTTTCCTAAATTTCATGACCGCTTTGAGGCAATTGCAGTACGCGTGCCTACCATTAACGTGACGGCCATTGATTTAAGCGTGACGGTACAGAAACCGGTAAAAGCCCATGAAGTCAACCTGTTGCTGCAAAAAGCGGCACAGGGTGCATTTCATGGTATAGTTGACTATACGGAATTACCGTTGGTCTCAACAGATTTTAACCACGATCCGCACAGCGCCATTGTGGACGGCACCCAGACACGGGTGAGTGGTGCGCACCTGATTAAAACACTGGTCTGGTGCGATAACGAATGGGGCTTCGCTAACCGGATGCTCGACACCACGTTAGCGATGGCAGCTATTGGTTTCAGGTAA